The following coding sequences lie in one Candidatus Polarisedimenticolaceae bacterium genomic window:
- a CDS encoding DUF2914 domain-containing protein: MATIGERLRHEREIRNMTIAQLGEATGIGVAYLEAMERDDFNALPGRAFGKLYVRAYAEALRFDPQPFVDDYDREQRLVPPDGRPSPWRPEPTAGNEEPDTAHLAAATGARNSKRRVVALSVVGAVAIVVAAYFGLREPGADPKPEAPPLEQAGVPPPPPRPPSPTPVAERTPVPPPPVVPGHLRVTESGVGRRVDRTRLEGVTDRFAPGEVAWFQTRVLGGRGGEILRHVWIFDGKPQQSITLRLGGSDWRTHSNKTVYKPGAWTVEARDEAGRVLASAEFTCAPTDERTRR; this comes from the coding sequence ATGGCCACCATCGGGGAACGACTCCGGCACGAGCGCGAAATCCGAAACATGACGATCGCGCAGCTGGGTGAGGCCACCGGCATCGGGGTCGCCTATCTCGAAGCCATGGAACGCGACGACTTCAACGCCCTGCCGGGACGGGCCTTCGGCAAGTTGTACGTGCGCGCCTACGCCGAGGCGCTTCGGTTCGATCCCCAGCCGTTCGTCGACGACTACGATCGCGAGCAACGGCTCGTGCCTCCCGACGGCCGGCCATCCCCCTGGCGGCCGGAGCCGACCGCCGGAAACGAGGAGCCCGACACCGCCCACCTCGCGGCCGCGACGGGTGCTCGAAACTCGAAACGACGCGTCGTCGCCCTGTCGGTGGTCGGTGCCGTCGCGATCGTGGTGGCGGCCTACTTCGGCCTGCGAGAGCCGGGAGCCGATCCGAAGCCGGAGGCGCCGCCCCTCGAGCAGGCCGGCGTTCCCCCGCCGCCTCCACGCCCGCCGAGTCCGACGCCCGTTGCGGAGCGCACCCCCGTTCCGCCGCCCCCCGTCGTTCCCGGTCACCTGAGGGTGACCGAGTCCGGCGTGGGTCGCCGCGTCGACCGCACCAGGCTCGAGGGAGTGACCGACCGCTTCGCGCCGGGCGAGGTCGCGTGGTTCCAGACGCGCGTGCTCGGAGGACGGGGCGGCGAGATCCTCCGCCACGTCTGGATCTTCGACGGCAAGCCCCAGCAGTCGATCACGCTCCGGCTCGGCGGATCGGATTGGCGCACGCACAGCAACAAGACCGTCTACAAGCCCGGGGCGTGGACCGTGGAGGCGCGCGACGAGGCCGGGCGCGTGCTGGCGTCGGCGGAGTTCACCTGCGCCCCCACGGACGAGAGGACGCGGCGCTAG